In a genomic window of Arachnia rubra:
- a CDS encoding N-acyl homoserine lactonase family protein: MSISVEVLHTGTVIVDEALPFHRPTDRPMAWTHALRSKRHLIEAPVSCYLISTDHGLILLDTGWHPINRTRWGQIKNLLHQYPVNKAVLPQGQAINEQLEERGIRVGDLDMVLMSHLHCDHADGLRLVREAPRIMVSAPELRAAEQDRLRYLPHEWAGVDMQAFSWNGRLGPARRSFDVYGDGTVTMINTPGHSWGLCATLIRKERTIAGDFPEDCPLGSDPREAILLISDVGYGQPSLKEGLRPSVVVNAEDAEKSLTWVRSVMNDPRVTHVIANHDPTINPGLL, encoded by the coding sequence ATGAGCATTTCTGTCGAGGTTTTGCATACCGGAACGGTGATCGTGGACGAGGCGCTGCCTTTCCACCGGCCGACCGATCGCCCGATGGCATGGACCCACGCATTGCGTTCGAAGAGACATCTGATCGAAGCGCCGGTTTCCTGCTACCTGATCAGCACTGACCATGGCCTGATACTCCTCGACACCGGCTGGCATCCCATCAATCGCACCAGGTGGGGACAGATCAAGAATCTGCTGCATCAGTATCCAGTCAACAAAGCCGTACTGCCTCAGGGGCAAGCCATCAATGAGCAGCTCGAGGAACGCGGCATCAGGGTAGGTGACCTGGATATGGTGTTGATGAGCCACCTGCACTGTGACCATGCCGATGGCCTGCGGCTTGTCCGCGAGGCACCCCGGATCATGGTCTCCGCCCCCGAGCTGAGGGCCGCAGAGCAGGACCGGCTGCGCTATCTGCCACACGAATGGGCTGGCGTGGACATGCAGGCTTTCAGCTGGAATGGCCGCCTGGGACCGGCTAGGCGCTCCTTCGATGTATACGGGGACGGAACTGTCACCATGATCAACACCCCAGGACACTCCTGGGGCCTGTGCGCCACCTTGATTCGGAAAGAGAGAACAATTGCTGGTGATTTCCCCGAGGACTGCCCACTGGGCAGCGACCCGCGAGAGGCGATCCTGCTGATAAGCGACGTCGGCTATGGCCAGCCGTCGTTAAAAGAAGGCTTACGCCCATCAGTGGTGGTCAACGCTGAGGACGCAGAGAAATCCCTGACCTGGGTACGCTCGGTCATGAACGACCCTCGCGTCACCCACGTCATTGCCAACCATGACCCCACCATCAATCCAGGTCTCCTATAG
- the cmtR gene encoding Cd(II)/Pb(II)-sensing metalloregulatory transcriptional regulator CmtR, whose product MLTLASRVDVMNRLGRAMADATRSRILLLLLDAPGYPAQLARDLNLTRTNVSNHLACLRGCGIVVAVPEGRRTRYEIADPHLTQALRTVVDVVLAVDDGQSCLDADCDVPMCCGPGSSRASQGEEER is encoded by the coding sequence ATGCTGACTCTTGCTTCCCGTGTCGACGTGATGAACCGGCTGGGCCGGGCAATGGCCGATGCGACACGGTCACGGATCCTGCTATTGCTGCTGGACGCACCGGGATACCCGGCCCAGCTCGCCCGCGACCTGAACCTGACACGAACCAACGTCTCGAACCATCTCGCCTGTCTTCGTGGCTGTGGGATCGTGGTCGCGGTCCCGGAGGGACGCAGAACCCGGTATGAGATCGCTGACCCGCACCTGACGCAGGCGCTACGGACTGTGGTCGATGTGGTCCTGGCCGTCGATGACGGACAGTCCTGCCTCGATGCGGACTGCGACGTCCCGATGTGCTGTGGCCCAGGATCTAGCCGCGCCAGCCAAGGCGAGGAGGAACGGTGA